Proteins from a genomic interval of Pseudomonas silesiensis:
- a CDS encoding EAL domain-containing protein yields MNQTRTLGTPRLLGIVWPFIAVVLFQALLGGVSLYMLSAVRGYVAGESLWSKGQKDAIYYLNLYADSRDEAIFNKYQSAIAVPQGGHELRVALDQQPPNIEAARVAILKGGNHPDDIDGVIWLYLNFRHFRYHEKAIDLWRVGDAYLVQLDAIAREMHQRITTGHASDADIKRWKDQIFAINENVTPAAKAFSDALGEGSRVILRLLLVINLATALGLIVLALMRTHKLLKQRHAFADALQLEKDRAQITLQSIGDGVITTDVEGAIAYMNPAAEALTHWKAEQATGLPLAALFNLLDENAQADGFTLIEHILSGQLSGGSEHSKLIQRLDGSTVSVTLVGAPIRNAGKVSGTVLVLHDMTQERQYIANLSWQATHDALTGLANRREFEYRLEQALHNLTRLSGRHALMFLDLDQFKLVNDTCGHAAGDELLRHICALLQSGLREGDTLARLGGDEFGILLENCAPQAAEKIAEVLRQTVQNLHFVWKGRPFVTTVSIGLVHVTQNPTTLEASLRAADMACYMAKEKGRNRVQVYHADDSELSLRFGEMAWVQRLHMALEDNRFCLYAQEIAPLGPTESGGGHIEILLRLHDESGRMILPDSFIPAAERYGLMTSLDRWVVENVFKIIAQCMAEKRNCPLAMCAINLSGTTIGDEAFLDFLREQFVAYAIPPEMICFEITETSAISNLGSAIKFINELKGLGCHFSLDDFCAGMSSFAYLKHLPVDFLKIDGSFVKDMLDDPINRAMVEVINHIGHVMGKRTIAEFVETPQIEQALLEIGVDYAQGYVIERPHPFTCDSLQRRPARPRPLLFKAPGTFR; encoded by the coding sequence ATGAATCAGACACGGACTCTCGGAACACCCCGGCTATTGGGCATCGTCTGGCCTTTTATCGCCGTCGTGCTGTTTCAGGCGCTGCTGGGGGGCGTCAGTCTGTACATGCTTTCCGCGGTTCGCGGCTACGTGGCCGGTGAAAGCCTGTGGTCCAAGGGCCAGAAAGACGCCATTTATTACCTCAATCTCTACGCCGACAGTCGTGACGAGGCGATATTCAACAAATACCAGAGTGCGATTGCCGTGCCTCAGGGTGGGCATGAGTTGCGTGTGGCGCTGGATCAACAGCCTCCGAATATCGAAGCCGCGCGCGTGGCGATCCTCAAGGGTGGCAACCACCCGGATGACATCGACGGTGTGATCTGGCTCTACCTGAATTTCCGGCACTTCCGTTACCACGAGAAAGCCATCGACCTCTGGAGGGTGGGCGATGCATACCTGGTGCAACTCGATGCCATTGCGCGGGAGATGCATCAGCGCATCACCACCGGCCACGCCTCCGATGCCGATATCAAGCGCTGGAAGGATCAGATATTCGCCATCAACGAAAATGTGACACCGGCGGCGAAGGCCTTCAGTGACGCCTTGGGCGAAGGCTCGCGGGTGATCCTGCGGCTGTTGTTGGTGATCAATCTCGCCACGGCCCTGGGCTTGATCGTCCTGGCGCTGATGCGCACCCACAAGCTGCTCAAGCAGCGCCATGCATTCGCCGACGCGCTGCAACTGGAGAAAGACCGGGCGCAGATCACGCTGCAATCGATTGGCGACGGTGTAATCACCACGGATGTCGAAGGCGCGATCGCCTACATGAACCCGGCCGCCGAGGCGTTGACGCACTGGAAGGCCGAGCAGGCGACAGGTTTGCCCCTGGCAGCACTGTTCAATCTGCTGGACGAGAATGCTCAGGCTGACGGTTTTACCTTGATCGAGCACATTTTGAGCGGGCAGCTCAGCGGTGGCAGCGAACATTCCAAATTGATTCAACGCCTGGACGGCAGCACGGTGTCGGTCACGCTGGTCGGTGCGCCGATCCGCAATGCCGGCAAAGTCAGCGGCACCGTGCTGGTGTTGCACGACATGACCCAGGAGCGCCAATACATTGCCAATCTGTCCTGGCAGGCGACCCATGATGCCCTGACCGGGCTGGCCAACCGCCGCGAGTTCGAGTATCGCCTGGAGCAGGCGCTGCACAACCTGACGCGGCTTTCAGGGCGCCATGCGCTGATGTTCCTAGACCTGGATCAGTTCAAACTGGTCAACGATACCTGCGGTCATGCGGCCGGTGACGAATTGCTGCGGCATATCTGTGCGTTGTTGCAATCCGGCCTGCGCGAGGGCGATACCCTGGCCCGATTGGGTGGCGACGAGTTTGGCATCCTGCTGGAAAACTGTGCCCCGCAAGCCGCGGAGAAAATTGCCGAGGTATTGCGCCAAACCGTACAGAACCTGCATTTTGTCTGGAAAGGCCGCCCGTTCGTGACCACGGTGAGCATCGGCCTGGTGCATGTCACGCAGAACCCGACCACCCTCGAAGCCTCGCTGCGCGCTGCGGACATGGCCTGCTACATGGCCAAGGAAAAGGGGCGCAATCGGGTTCAGGTCTATCATGCCGATGATTCTGAACTGTCCCTGCGCTTTGGCGAGATGGCCTGGGTGCAACGCTTGCACATGGCGCTGGAAGACAACCGCTTCTGTTTATACGCCCAGGAAATTGCGCCCCTTGGCCCTACGGAATCAGGCGGCGGGCATATCGAAATCCTGTTGCGCCTGCATGACGAATCCGGGCGGATGATTTTGCCCGACAGTTTTATTCCGGCGGCCGAACGTTACGGGCTGATGACGTCTCTCGACCGCTGGGTTGTGGAGAACGTGTTCAAGATCATTGCCCAGTGCATGGCTGAAAAGCGCAATTGTCCGTTGGCGATGTGTGCGATCAATCTGTCAGGCACCACGATCGGCGACGAGGCGTTCCTCGACTTCCTGCGGGAACAATTTGTTGCGTATGCGATCCCGCCTGAAATGATTTGTTTTGAAATCACAGAGACGAGCGCGATTTCCAATCTCGGGAGCGCAATAAAATTTATCAATGAACTCAAAGGGTTAGGTTGCCATTTTTCGCTCGACGATTTTTGTGCCGGAATGTCCTCATTCGCGTATTTGAAACATTTGCCTGTAGACTTCCTGAAGATCGACGGGAGTTTCGTAAAGGATATGCTGGACGACCCGATTAACCGCGCCATGGTCGAAGTGATCAATCACATCGGTCATGTCATGGGTAAGCGCACGATTGCCGAGTTTGTTGAGACACCCCAGATCGAGCAGGCATTGCTGGAGATCGGGGTGGATTACGCTCAAGGGTATGTGATTGAACGCCCGCATCCGTTTACCTGCGATAGTCTGCAACGTCGTCCTGCCCGGCCCCGGCCTTTGTTATTCAAGGCGCCTGGTACGTTCCGCTGA
- the sugE gene encoding quaternary ammonium compound efflux SMR transporter SugE — translation MSWIILFFAGLFEVGWAVGLKYTDGFSRPLPTALTVAAMAISLGLLGLAMKELPLGTAYAIWTGVGAVGTVIAGIILFGESMALFRLASVALIIAGLVGLKVSA, via the coding sequence ATGTCCTGGATCATTCTGTTTTTCGCCGGCCTGTTCGAAGTCGGCTGGGCTGTCGGCCTCAAGTACACCGATGGGTTCAGCCGCCCTCTCCCTACCGCGTTGACCGTTGCCGCCATGGCCATCAGCCTTGGCTTGCTGGGTCTCGCCATGAAGGAACTGCCGCTGGGCACGGCCTATGCGATCTGGACGGGTGTGGGGGCAGTGGGGACAGTGATCGCCGGCATCATTCTCTTTGGCGAATCCATGGCGCTGTTCCGACTGGCCAGCGTGGCGCTGATCATTGCCGGACTGGTTGGACTGAAAGTCAGCGCCTAG
- a CDS encoding deaminase domain-containing protein has translation MQTNAPRVSFPTTAQVHQGQLEDFELLVTVLRAYSGSLDDFSQMLLKPSTFSPLDQEHETGQGALQQLLEDPDYRALCAYNNVSPDYLTVTMKEGAFVYETSNQDGVNKTELDLTGNEKWQALRTLIEQSVPLLGGQIRYDRLISASRIAIFYGMIPWDPTQPAEHQAAIDALREKIASYQLGLEEDFNLLDLKADLTNKLRQVSIKGILADSQEEMQRQFITNEVKRVIQTFLPEGVTSPLTYLANDVLVSAEPERVRAQPTVFLKKILQSVEARKLGDCLLSMLNWYGGKPGEETAPHIRVKVVANALRIWFHSRLVEYPDRIAGYDLQSLSNWGKSYNSIWKEFENHLLISNRASSEKEATVLAKLFLCQFPAEFCITDIPSELSYRGSVVWVNFMTGVTLVHSASPKALYRQNFQKLVNLPLKLSEGAPEEHLHAVSLARLLPAVDWAVTQGVIPQKPYEEYTQAETERALSELDKHTAALNAAITQINEEPPKRLSIAEAEIKKLFKECDLLSKGRKLASKKPSVGARPASGYLKYSIVDILASDRFGVKQKWWVTEGDGITRTDRWIMIDKNRSIRTEGLWVISSLNGRKTVLSPYAEMPDVRALFDTDFKRHLESITAAYETLIRTLLASLPLTDRQALEFGEVQVYSLRGQTQYTYAHEETAEQILALRTRNGLILQATHRGTSLYYELLPKAGVIRRLDYFNSAMIGGVVHPKGRRLDGTELYMLAAKELPFDWDAHSTGSPPRKNAHCGAIVEMLGSAFAAVPETTQHSQTTPLTLSSSRSVDISHHIATELLYVDPTALRSYAFGQTEIDRQRAQFEKVVKIFTSFVPFWGSIDDLLSGDRSRQKWGAIGIFFDILSFAIPMGKFAAGSVRLINTAGQIGTGAALPAFSSLTRKLLISTLRAANPLDVIPSLLRGLGNGLRGIGNFAINTAKLTGTGQPYKYVRSLAQLSDVSNWKPLAVGDQLASVKGIDNVSMRNIAAVGNPDYRLLDPLTSKPYGPALSTNSGEISLGRSHYSILENNNGHAIVEVSENTRIRELPEVDGRTTVYLDDVAYRLDGDIFRRVHLIDDSEALKLVPCRPRRAPGETVCINSYVSATPAPAPSIGLVDESKGYALWFGDRLSTPETWRQHQYLTLDGAVYRVTDNVARRFHGNLKSLGFAHSRLVPRQNITATIEFRKGIYARINALGTYEGAQDIHRVGAIVVPAIDDKAVHVFTRVNTDQYYLATVPKDNSLSQPLVFKRLKSTEMADGTLGEELVRVYTGSLHANNTARIHGIEAVDRALKTMEDIAIPLGTTGTPASNMKWVKVDTSPGEALMFDHSTRMIVTRLPEGAAAWTRSKEAPQAFRQKTAEIFDTLFLSPTISPRNADAALQIELAMGKLQRLLPRNVQRANPRNIAFAEVMTTSGHREIYVSVSGAQGSTTRLPLFRHLGANHVRIGDTTYINIDFNQAFPITNLKVTPEGKILAIPITIKDINTYKPRQMTKPTSLDSESKLINVIREKYPDPSEIRSVDIATTMRPCESCSVVMKQFGHDGAEDSLQVLWN, from the coding sequence ATGCAAACAAACGCCCCTCGCGTCTCATTCCCCACCACCGCTCAAGTTCATCAGGGTCAACTCGAGGACTTTGAACTGCTGGTAACGGTTCTGCGCGCGTATTCTGGTTCGCTGGATGATTTTTCACAAATGCTGCTCAAGCCGAGCACTTTTTCACCCTTGGACCAGGAACACGAAACCGGGCAAGGCGCGTTGCAGCAATTGCTTGAGGACCCCGATTACCGGGCGCTGTGCGCATACAACAATGTGTCCCCGGACTACCTTACCGTCACCATGAAAGAGGGAGCTTTTGTTTATGAAACTTCAAATCAAGACGGTGTAAACAAGACCGAACTGGACCTGACGGGAAACGAGAAATGGCAAGCACTGCGTACCCTGATCGAACAGTCTGTCCCTTTGTTGGGAGGACAAATTCGCTATGACAGACTTATCTCGGCATCCAGGATTGCCATTTTTTACGGAATGATCCCGTGGGATCCGACCCAACCGGCTGAACATCAGGCCGCTATCGACGCTCTGCGAGAAAAGATCGCAAGCTATCAGCTGGGGCTTGAAGAAGATTTCAACTTACTGGACCTGAAGGCAGATCTTACCAACAAACTTCGCCAAGTTTCTATTAAAGGTATCCTCGCCGATTCTCAAGAAGAAATGCAACGGCAATTCATAACGAACGAAGTCAAAAGAGTCATACAGACGTTTCTGCCTGAGGGAGTCACATCCCCGCTGACCTATCTGGCCAATGACGTTCTTGTGTCGGCCGAGCCTGAAAGGGTTCGTGCCCAGCCAACGGTTTTTCTAAAAAAAATCCTGCAAAGCGTCGAAGCCAGAAAGCTGGGAGATTGCTTGCTTTCAATGTTGAATTGGTACGGCGGGAAACCCGGTGAAGAGACTGCGCCTCACATTCGAGTCAAAGTGGTCGCCAACGCACTGCGTATCTGGTTCCATTCGCGACTCGTCGAGTATCCCGACAGGATCGCCGGCTACGACCTGCAATCTCTCTCAAACTGGGGAAAGAGTTATAATAGTATATGGAAGGAATTTGAAAATCATTTATTAATATCAAATCGGGCATCTTCCGAGAAAGAGGCCACCGTTCTTGCAAAATTGTTCCTCTGTCAGTTTCCAGCCGAATTTTGCATCACCGACATTCCGTCGGAACTGTCTTATAGAGGCTCCGTTGTTTGGGTCAATTTTATGACCGGGGTAACGCTTGTCCACTCTGCCAGCCCCAAGGCGCTCTACAGACAAAATTTTCAAAAGTTAGTTAACTTGCCTCTGAAGCTCAGTGAGGGTGCGCCGGAAGAGCACTTGCACGCAGTGAGTCTGGCGAGGCTGTTACCAGCAGTGGACTGGGCGGTAACCCAAGGCGTCATTCCTCAAAAACCCTATGAAGAATACACACAGGCCGAAACTGAACGAGCGCTATCCGAACTGGATAAGCACACCGCCGCACTCAATGCAGCAATTACCCAAATCAATGAAGAGCCGCCCAAGCGGCTGTCCATTGCCGAGGCAGAAATCAAAAAACTCTTTAAAGAATGCGACTTGTTATCGAAAGGTCGAAAACTGGCGAGCAAAAAGCCTTCCGTTGGTGCCCGTCCTGCTAGCGGATACCTCAAATACTCAATTGTCGACATCCTGGCCTCCGACAGATTCGGCGTTAAACAAAAATGGTGGGTAACAGAAGGCGATGGTATTACCCGTACCGATCGATGGATCATGATAGATAAAAACCGATCTATAAGGACCGAGGGACTATGGGTTATATCGAGTTTGAATGGTCGAAAAACAGTCTTGTCACCATACGCTGAAATGCCCGATGTGCGGGCGCTGTTCGACACCGATTTCAAGCGCCATCTGGAATCGATCACTGCAGCTTATGAAACACTGATCAGAACGCTGCTGGCTTCGCTTCCACTTACCGATCGTCAAGCGTTGGAGTTTGGTGAGGTGCAGGTCTACAGCCTGCGAGGACAAACCCAGTACACCTATGCCCATGAGGAGACCGCAGAACAAATTCTTGCGCTTAGAACGCGTAATGGTCTGATACTACAAGCGACCCATAGGGGAACAAGCCTTTATTATGAACTACTGCCCAAGGCAGGCGTGATTCGCCGTCTCGACTATTTTAATTCCGCGATGATAGGAGGAGTCGTTCATCCAAAGGGCAGACGTCTTGATGGCACTGAATTATATATGTTAGCCGCAAAGGAGTTACCCTTTGACTGGGACGCTCATTCGACCGGCAGCCCGCCAAGAAAAAATGCCCACTGCGGGGCGATTGTCGAAATGCTGGGCAGTGCATTTGCCGCCGTGCCAGAAACAACCCAACATTCACAAACCACCCCACTAACGCTATCGTCCAGTCGCTCAGTGGACATCAGCCATCATATCGCAACCGAACTATTGTACGTTGATCCGACAGCGCTTCGTAGTTACGCCTTTGGACAAACCGAAATTGATCGTCAGCGAGCACAATTTGAAAAAGTGGTAAAAATTTTCACATCGTTCGTGCCTTTCTGGGGCAGTATTGACGACCTGTTGTCCGGCGACAGAAGTAGACAAAAATGGGGAGCAATCGGTATTTTCTTCGATATACTTTCATTCGCTATTCCAATGGGTAAATTTGCAGCAGGTTCAGTAAGACTGATAAATACCGCAGGCCAAATCGGCACTGGCGCCGCCCTTCCAGCGTTCAGCTCGCTGACGAGAAAACTGTTGATCTCAACTTTGAGGGCCGCAAATCCGCTTGATGTCATTCCCTCATTACTCAGAGGTCTGGGAAACGGATTGCGCGGAATAGGCAACTTCGCCATTAACACAGCCAAGCTGACGGGAACAGGTCAACCCTACAAGTACGTGCGCAGCTTGGCTCAGTTGAGCGACGTGAGTAACTGGAAGCCGTTGGCAGTCGGCGATCAGTTAGCCTCGGTCAAGGGAATCGACAATGTATCAATGCGCAACATTGCCGCCGTTGGCAACCCCGATTATCGCCTTCTGGATCCATTAACTTCAAAGCCCTACGGTCCGGCATTATCCACCAATTCTGGCGAAATTTCGTTGGGGAGATCCCATTACAGCATCCTGGAAAATAATAACGGTCACGCGATAGTCGAGGTTTCTGAAAATACCCGTATTCGAGAATTGCCTGAAGTCGATGGCCGAACCACGGTGTATCTCGATGACGTCGCCTACCGGCTGGATGGCGACATCTTTCGCCGAGTCCATCTGATCGATGATAGTGAAGCACTGAAACTGGTTCCCTGCCGTCCTCGCCGAGCGCCAGGGGAAACCGTCTGCATCAATAGTTATGTCAGTGCAACTCCCGCTCCGGCCCCCTCGATCGGCTTAGTCGACGAAAGTAAGGGTTATGCATTGTGGTTTGGCGACCGGCTCTCTACACCGGAAACATGGCGGCAACATCAGTACCTCACGCTCGATGGCGCGGTCTACCGAGTTACGGACAATGTGGCGCGCCGCTTTCATGGCAATCTGAAATCCCTGGGTTTCGCCCATAGCCGTCTGGTGCCCCGCCAGAACATCACCGCCACTATAGAGTTTCGAAAAGGCATCTACGCTCGCATTAATGCCCTTGGAACCTATGAGGGTGCCCAAGACATTCATCGGGTCGGGGCCATTGTGGTTCCCGCCATCGATGATAAGGCTGTCCATGTTTTCACCCGGGTCAACACTGACCAGTACTATCTCGCGACGGTACCCAAGGACAACAGTTTGAGCCAGCCACTGGTATTCAAACGCCTGAAGAGTACCGAGATGGCCGACGGCACGCTCGGCGAGGAACTGGTACGGGTATATACCGGCTCGCTGCACGCGAACAACACTGCCCGAATCCACGGGATCGAGGCCGTCGATCGCGCTTTAAAAACCATGGAAGATATCGCGATTCCTCTTGGTACAACGGGTACACCGGCCAGCAATATGAAATGGGTCAAGGTGGACACCAGCCCAGGGGAGGCCTTGATGTTCGATCATTCAACCCGAATGATCGTCACCCGGCTACCGGAAGGGGCTGCTGCCTGGACACGCAGTAAGGAAGCGCCACAAGCTTTTAGGCAAAAAACAGCAGAAATCTTCGATACGCTTTTTCTGTCGCCGACCATCAGCCCCAGAAATGCCGACGCGGCATTACAGATAGAACTAGCGATGGGAAAACTGCAAAGACTACTGCCCCGGAACGTGCAACGGGCCAATCCCAGAAACATTGCCTTCGCCGAGGTGATGACCACTTCCGGGCATAGAGAAATCTACGTCAGCGTTTCCGGGGCTCAGGGTAGCACCACCCGTTTGCCGCTGTTCCGGCATTTGGGCGCCAATCATGTACGAATAGGTGATACGACCTACATCAATATTGATTTCAATCAGGCTTTCCCGATAACGAACCTCAAAGTCACGCCCGAGGGAAAGATATTGGCCATCCCCATCACTATCAAGGATATCAACACCTATAAACCGAGACAGATGACCAAGCCGACATCGCTGGACAGCGAAAGCAAATTGATCAACGTTATTCGTGAGAAGTATCCCGACCCATCGGAAATCCGCTCCGTCGATATAGCGACGACCATGCGCCCCTGTGAGTCGTGCTCGGTGGTAATGAAACAATTCGGACATGATGGAGCGGAAGACTCACTTCAGGTGCTCTGGAACTGA
- a CDS encoding TenA family transcriptional regulator — MEAASYPAWAQRLIQDCSASKRRVVEHELYQRLRDNKLSAKTMRHYLIGGWPVVEQFALYMAQNLTKTRFARHPGEDMARRWLMRNIRVELNHADYWVHWSRAHGVSLEDLQAQQVAPELHALSHWCWHTSSADSLIVAIAATNYAIEGATGEWSALVCSSGVYAASFPEEDRKRAMKWLKMHAQYDDAHPWEALEIICTLAGMNPSKSLQVELRQAVCKSYDYMFLFLERCMQLEHAERAPVMRERMALAES, encoded by the coding sequence ATGGAAGCTGCAAGTTATCCCGCCTGGGCTCAGCGCCTGATCCAGGATTGCAGCGCGAGTAAGCGCCGGGTTGTCGAACACGAACTGTACCAGCGACTGCGTGATAACAAGCTCAGTGCAAAGACCATGCGCCACTACCTGATCGGTGGTTGGCCCGTGGTCGAACAGTTCGCTTTATACATGGCACAGAACCTGACCAAGACCCGCTTTGCCCGCCATCCAGGCGAAGACATGGCGCGTCGCTGGCTGATGCGCAATATCCGCGTGGAACTCAATCACGCAGATTACTGGGTGCACTGGAGCCGTGCCCACGGTGTCAGCCTGGAAGATCTGCAAGCGCAACAGGTTGCCCCGGAACTGCATGCCTTGAGCCATTGGTGCTGGCACACCAGTTCCGCGGATTCGCTGATCGTTGCCATTGCCGCCACCAACTACGCCATCGAAGGCGCGACGGGGGAGTGGTCGGCGCTGGTGTGTTCCAGTGGCGTCTATGCGGCGTCGTTCCCCGAGGAAGATCGCAAGCGGGCCATGAAGTGGCTGAAGATGCATGCCCAGTATGACGATGCCCATCCGTGGGAGGCGCTGGAAATCATCTGCACGTTGGCGGGCATGAACCCGAGCAAGTCCTTGCAAGTGGAGTTGCGTCAGGCCGTCTGCAAGAGCTACGACTACATGTTCCTGTTCCTGGAGCGCTGTATGCAGCTTGAGCATGCCGAGCGGGCCCCGGTAATGCGTGAGCGGATGGCGCTGGCGGAAAGCTGA
- a CDS encoding FKBP-type peptidyl-prolyl cis-trans isomerase — MKQHRLAAAVALVGLVLAGCDSQTSVELKTPAQKASYGIGLNMGKSLAQEGMDDLDSKAVAQGIEDAVGKKEQKLKDEELVEAFAALQKRAEERMAKMSEESATAGKKFLEDNAKKAGVTTTASGLQYEVVKKADGAQPKPTDVVTVHYTGTLTNGTVFDSSVERGSPIDLPVSGVIPGWVEGLQLMHVGEKYKLYIPSELAYGAQSPSPAIPANSVLVFDLELMGIKDPAKQDDAAK; from the coding sequence ATGAAACAGCATCGGTTGGCGGCGGCGGTGGCCCTGGTTGGCCTGGTACTAGCGGGTTGTGATTCGCAGACCAGCGTAGAGCTCAAAACCCCGGCGCAAAAAGCTTCCTACGGGATTGGCCTGAACATGGGCAAGAGCCTGGCTCAGGAAGGCATGGATGACCTGGACTCCAAAGCCGTTGCCCAGGGCATCGAAGATGCCGTCGGCAAGAAAGAACAGAAGCTGAAAGACGAAGAGCTGGTCGAAGCCTTCGCAGCTCTGCAAAAGCGTGCTGAAGAGCGTATGGCCAAGATGAGCGAGGAGTCGGCAACCGCCGGCAAGAAATTCCTCGAAGACAACGCCAAGAAAGCCGGTGTCACCACCACTGCTTCGGGCCTGCAGTACGAAGTGGTCAAGAAAGCCGATGGCGCACAGCCTAAGCCGACCGATGTAGTGACCGTTCACTACACCGGCACCCTGACCAACGGCACCGTGTTCGACAGCTCCGTCGAGCGTGGCAGCCCGATCGATCTGCCGGTCAGCGGTGTAATCCCGGGTTGGGTCGAAGGCCTGCAACTGATGCACGTTGGCGAGAAGTACAAACTGTACATTCCTAGCGAGCTGGCTTACGGCGCCCAGAGCCCGAGCCCGGCGATTCCAGCCAACTCGGTGCTGGTATTCGACCTGGAGCTGATGGGGATCAAGGACCCGGCAAAACAGGACGACGCTGCCAAGTAA
- the rdgC gene encoding recombination-associated protein RdgC: MWFKNLLLYRLTQDLPVDAEALEAALATKLARPCASQELTTYGFVAPFGKGEDAPLVHVSGDFLLISARKEERILPGSVVRDAVKEKVEEIEAEQMRKVYKKERDQIKDEIIQAFLPRAFIRRSSTFAAIAPKQGLILVNSASPKRAEDLLSTLREVIGTLPVRPLTVKMSPTATMTEWVTTQKAADDFFVLDECELRDTHEDGGIVRCKRQDLTSEEIQLHLSTGKVVTQLSLAWQDKLSFVLDDKMVVKRLKFEDLLQDQAEQDGGEEALGQLDASFTLMMLTFGDFLPALVEALGGEEMPQGI, translated from the coding sequence ATGTGGTTCAAAAACCTGCTTCTCTATCGCCTGACCCAAGATCTGCCTGTTGATGCCGAGGCGTTGGAAGCTGCACTGGCCACCAAACTGGCGCGTCCGTGTGCAAGCCAGGAGTTGACCACCTACGGTTTCGTCGCGCCGTTCGGCAAGGGCGAAGATGCACCGCTGGTGCACGTCAGCGGTGATTTCCTGCTGATCAGCGCCCGCAAGGAAGAACGCATTCTGCCGGGCAGCGTCGTGCGCGACGCGGTGAAGGAAAAGGTCGAAGAGATCGAAGCCGAGCAAATGCGCAAGGTCTACAAAAAGGAACGCGACCAGATCAAGGATGAAATCATCCAGGCCTTCCTGCCACGGGCGTTTATTCGTCGTTCGTCGACCTTTGCCGCCATCGCGCCGAAACAGGGCCTGATCCTGGTCAACTCGGCCAGCCCGAAACGTGCCGAAGACTTGCTGTCCACCCTGCGTGAAGTGATCGGTACGCTGCCGGTGCGCCCACTGACCGTGAAGATGTCCCCGACGGCAACCATGACGGAGTGGGTCACCACCCAGAAAGCCGCAGACGACTTCTTCGTGCTGGACGAGTGCGAGCTGCGTGACACCCATGAAGACGGTGGCATCGTGCGTTGCAAGCGCCAGGACCTGACCAGCGAAGAAATCCAGCTGCACCTGAGCACCGGCAAAGTGGTCACTCAATTGTCGCTGGCCTGGCAAGACAAGCTGTCGTTCGTCCTCGACGACAAGATGGTGGTCAAGCGCCTGAAGTTCGAAGACCTGCTGCAAGACCAGGCGGAACAGGACGGTGGCGAAGAAGCCCTGGGCCAACTGGATGCCAGCTTCACCCTGATGATGCTGACGTTTGGCGACTTCCTGCCGGCGCTGGTTGAAGCGCTGGGCGGGGAAGAGATGCCGCAAGGGATCTAA
- a CDS encoding bile acid:sodium symporter family protein, with product MRALAALSRFVGNTFAYWVLIFAVVAFLQPTWFIGLKGAIVPLLGLVMFGMGLTLKLEDFAEVARHPWRVALGVVAHFVIMPGVAWLLCQVFHLPPEIAVGVILVGCCPSGTSSNVMTWLARGDLALSVAIAAVTTLLAPLLTPALIWLLASAWLPVSFMELFWSILQVVLLPIVLGVLAQRVLGDRVRHAVEVLPLVSVVSIVIIVTAVVAASQAKIAESGLLIMAVVMLHNSFGYLLGYFTGRLFKLPLAQRKSLALEVGMQNSGLGAALASAHFSPLAAVPSALFSVWHNISGALLSTYFRRMSEKADRATAAKAATD from the coding sequence ATGCGCGCACTGGCTGCATTGAGTCGTTTTGTCGGCAACACCTTCGCTTACTGGGTTCTGATTTTCGCCGTCGTGGCATTCCTGCAACCGACGTGGTTCATCGGCCTCAAGGGCGCCATCGTCCCGTTGCTGGGGCTGGTGATGTTCGGCATGGGCCTGACCCTCAAGCTTGAAGACTTCGCCGAAGTCGCCCGCCATCCGTGGCGCGTGGCCTTGGGCGTGGTTGCCCATTTCGTGATCATGCCCGGTGTGGCGTGGTTGCTCTGCCAAGTGTTCCACTTGCCGCCGGAAATCGCTGTCGGCGTGATTCTGGTCGGTTGCTGCCCTAGCGGCACTTCGTCGAACGTGATGACCTGGCTGGCCCGGGGCGATCTGGCGCTGTCGGTGGCCATCGCCGCCGTCACCACCCTCCTCGCTCCGCTGCTGACCCCGGCACTGATCTGGCTGCTGGCCTCGGCGTGGTTGCCGGTGTCGTTCATGGAGCTGTTCTGGTCGATCCTGCAAGTGGTGCTGCTGCCGATCGTACTCGGCGTGCTCGCCCAGCGGGTGCTCGGTGATCGGGTTCGCCACGCAGTGGAAGTGTTGCCGTTGGTGTCTGTGGTCAGCATCGTGATCATCGTCACCGCGGTGGTCGCCGCCAGCCAGGCGAAGATCGCCGAGTCCGGCCTGTTGATCATGGCCGTGGTGATGCTGCACAACAGCTTCGGCTACCTGCTGGGTTACTTCACCGGCCGGCTGTTCAAGTTGCCCCTGGCCCAGCGTAAATCCCTGGCGCTGGAGGTCGGCATGCAAAACTCCGGACTGGGTGCCGCCCTGGCCAGCGCGCACTTCTCGCCGCTGGCGGCGGTGCCGAGCGCATTGTTCAGCGTCTGGCACAACATTTCCGGGGCGCTGCTCTCGACGTATTTCCGGCGCATGAGCGAGAAAGCAGACAGAGCAACAGCGGCCAAAGCGGCCACTGACTGA